A single region of the Neotabrizicola shimadae genome encodes:
- a CDS encoding MFS transporter, with amino-acid sequence MAWALVRTNRDYRLLLTASSVSNLGDGVLAVALPWLATLLSDNAMLVAAVATAQRLPWFLFSLPAGVWTDRADRRLLMVRADLVRVALMVVTVLMVMSQAALPAETGSGPVLTLILVAFLIASAEVVRDNAAQTILPSIVAAGDLERANGQMWSAEQVAGQFVGPPLAGLLIGAAVVLPFGLDATIYALSAGLLWLIALPPRAAGQTARFWPALREGFGWMRRNPVILRLAIMLGVINAVFIGGTTILVLYAQEVLGLSAAGYGLLLTFGALGGVAGGLLAPKVAARLGMRRSLLVALGLFVALNLMLGFGSIPALAAAALFLEAASGMLWNVVTVSYRQRLIPDALLGRVNSVYRFFGWGAMPFGAMAAGALVTVLTPEIGRQAALHAPYLVAAAVCAGLMAYAVLRLRFD; translated from the coding sequence ATGGCCTGGGCTCTGGTTCGGACCAACCGGGACTATCGGCTGCTTCTGACGGCGAGTTCGGTCTCGAACCTTGGCGATGGTGTCCTCGCGGTGGCTTTGCCCTGGTTGGCGACGCTGCTCAGCGACAATGCCATGCTGGTCGCGGCGGTGGCCACGGCGCAGCGTCTGCCGTGGTTCCTGTTCTCGCTGCCGGCCGGGGTCTGGACCGACCGGGCGGACCGGCGGCTTCTGATGGTGCGGGCGGACCTGGTGCGGGTCGCGCTGATGGTCGTGACCGTGCTGATGGTGATGTCGCAGGCGGCCTTGCCGGCAGAGACAGGGTCGGGGCCGGTCCTGACGCTGATCCTCGTGGCCTTCCTGATCGCGTCGGCCGAGGTGGTGCGGGACAATGCGGCGCAGACCATCCTGCCCTCGATTGTTGCGGCGGGCGATCTGGAGCGGGCGAATGGCCAGATGTGGAGTGCCGAGCAGGTGGCCGGGCAGTTCGTCGGCCCGCCGCTGGCCGGGCTTCTGATCGGGGCGGCGGTGGTGCTTCCCTTCGGTCTGGACGCCACGATCTATGCGCTTTCGGCCGGGTTGCTGTGGCTGATCGCCCTGCCGCCGCGCGCCGCCGGGCAGACCGCGCGGTTCTGGCCGGCCCTGCGCGAGGGCTTCGGCTGGATGCGGCGGAACCCGGTGATCCTGCGGCTGGCGATCATGCTGGGCGTGATCAATGCGGTCTTCATCGGCGGCACGACGATCCTGGTGCTTTATGCCCAGGAGGTGCTGGGGCTGTCGGCGGCGGGCTATGGGTTGCTTCTGACCTTTGGTGCCCTGGGCGGGGTGGCGGGCGGGTTGCTCGCGCCGAAGGTCGCGGCCCGGCTGGGGATGCGGCGGAGTCTTCTGGTGGCCCTGGGCCTGTTCGTGGCGCTGAACCTGATGCTGGGCTTTGGCAGTATCCCCGCCCTGGCGGCGGCGGCGCTGTTCCTGGAGGCCGCTTCGGGGATGCTGTGGAACGTGGTCACGGTCAGCTATCGCCAGCGGCTGATCCCCGATGCGCTTCTGGGCCGGGTGAATTCGGTCTATCGCTTCTTCGGCTGGGGGGCGATGCCTTTCGGGGCGATGGCGGCCGGCGCGCTGGTCACGGTGTTGACGCCAGAGATCGGTCGGCAGGCGGCGCTTCATGCGCCCTATCTGGTGGCGGCGGCGGTTTGTGCCGGGCTGATGGCCTATGCGGTGCTGCGGTTGCGCTTCGACTGA
- a CDS encoding NAD(P)-binding domain-containing protein, whose amino-acid sequence MQISVLGTGAIGSAFAEAFLKAGHQVTVYNRSADKVARLVALGATHVATPAAAMTAGGVVLVAVTDGKALKAVLDGIPAAALSGAKILNASTTRVVEIAEIAADLAGKGADLAEVSVNVGPDQIREGQGMYLLGASETDTGLWTGLLTGIGSVVHRAGEVGDASRAELPLLMSYLFGLVAAAHVAAVVARDRTPDDILATYVYPALPAAQYAVPQMMARAYADASASVDAFRALADNAVADFAAMGYPTDVLEAMAAMFARASAAGFGGKDGSAVFESLLVAQAPAPLEG is encoded by the coding sequence ATGCAGATATCCGTTCTGGGAACCGGCGCCATCGGCAGTGCCTTTGCCGAGGCGTTCCTGAAGGCTGGCCATCAGGTCACCGTCTACAACCGCTCTGCCGACAAAGTGGCGCGTCTCGTTGCCCTGGGTGCGACCCATGTCGCCACACCCGCCGCGGCCATGACGGCCGGCGGGGTCGTCCTGGTGGCGGTTACGGATGGCAAGGCGCTCAAGGCGGTGCTGGACGGCATCCCGGCCGCGGCACTATCCGGCGCAAAGATACTGAATGCATCGACGACGCGCGTGGTCGAGATCGCCGAGATCGCCGCCGATCTTGCCGGCAAGGGCGCCGATCTGGCCGAGGTTTCGGTCAATGTCGGCCCCGATCAGATTCGCGAAGGCCAGGGCATGTATCTGCTGGGCGCCTCGGAGACGGACACCGGTCTTTGGACCGGGCTTCTGACCGGCATCGGAAGCGTGGTGCATCGCGCGGGGGAGGTGGGAGATGCATCGCGGGCCGAATTGCCGCTTCTGATGTCCTATCTTTTCGGGTTGGTCGCCGCAGCCCATGTCGCCGCTGTCGTGGCACGGGACCGGACGCCCGATGATATTCTTGCGACCTATGTCTATCCGGCCCTGCCCGCCGCGCAATATGCCGTACCGCAGATGATGGCGCGGGCCTATGCCGATGCTTCGGCCTCGGTCGATGCCTTCCGGGCGCTGGCCGACAACGCCGTGGCGGATTTTGCCGCCATGGGCTATCCCACCGACGTTCTGGAGGCCATGGCAGCGATGTTCGCCAGGGCATCGGCGGCAGGTTTCGGTGGCAAGGATGGCTCGGCCGTTTTCGAAAGCCTGCTCGTGGCGCAGGCGCCCGCGCCCCTGGAGGGCTGA
- the fabG gene encoding 3-oxoacyl-ACP reductase FabG — MFDLTGKSALITGASGGIGGAIAKALHGAGATVALSGTRTGPLEDLAAELGSRVHVLPCDLSDATAVEALPKQAIESMGAVDVLVNNAGITRDNLFMRMSDEEWQSVIDVNLTSTFRLCRGVLRGMMKSRWGRIVNISSVVGATGNPGQGNYAASKAGMVGMSKSLAAEVASRNITVNCVAPGFITTAMTDKLNDDQKARILTQVPAGRMGTAEEIGAAVLYLSSPEAGYVTGAVLHVNGGMAMI; from the coding sequence ATGTTCGATCTGACGGGAAAATCGGCGCTGATCACCGGCGCCTCGGGCGGGATCGGCGGTGCCATCGCCAAGGCGCTGCACGGTGCCGGAGCAACGGTTGCCCTGTCGGGAACGCGCACCGGGCCGCTTGAAGACTTGGCGGCAGAACTGGGGTCGCGTGTGCATGTGCTACCCTGCGACCTTTCTGATGCCACCGCCGTCGAGGCGTTGCCCAAGCAGGCGATCGAGTCGATGGGTGCGGTTGACGTGTTGGTCAACAATGCCGGCATCACCCGCGACAACCTCTTCATGCGCATGTCGGACGAGGAATGGCAGTCGGTGATCGACGTCAACCTGACCTCGACCTTCCGTCTTTGTCGCGGTGTGCTGCGCGGCATGATGAAGTCGCGGTGGGGCCGCATCGTGAACATCTCCTCCGTGGTGGGGGCCACCGGCAACCCGGGCCAGGGAAACTATGCGGCCTCGAAGGCCGGGATGGTCGGCATGTCGAAAAGCCTCGCCGCCGAGGTGGCAAGCCGCAACATCACGGTGAACTGCGTGGCGCCGGGCTTCATTACCACGGCCATGACCGACAAGCTGAACGACGACCAGAAGGCGCGGATCCTGACGCAGGTTCCGGCCGGCCGCATGGGCACGGCAGAAGAGATCGGCGCGGCAGTCCTGTACCTTTCCAGCCCCGAGGCAGGCTATGTCACCGGCGCCGTCCTTCACGTCAATGGCGGTATGGCCATGATCTGA
- a CDS encoding glycosyltransferase family 25 protein, protein MRTGQGAVAAGMNEQAGAALVAALGPGVVINLAERADRRAEMAGELARLGLAVDGPAVRLFAAVRPAEAGGFPTIGTRGCFLSHLGVLRLAREAGWDRVMILEDDLDFVPDIAGRLPAVLSALEGQDWSLFYGGYGEVPAGERAGAGLVRLDPAAGVRCTHFMAVRGPAIGELVGYLEAMLARPAGSPEGGPMHVDGAYSWYRAAHPHRLTLAAVPPLGVQRPSPTDILGRPWFDRVGLLAPVVRLARGVKRRMRG, encoded by the coding sequence ATGCGGACAGGACAGGGGGCGGTGGCGGCGGGCATGAACGAACAGGCGGGCGCGGCCCTGGTGGCGGCTTTGGGGCCGGGGGTTGTGATCAACCTGGCCGAACGGGCGGACCGGCGGGCGGAGATGGCGGGGGAGCTGGCGCGGCTGGGGCTGGCGGTGGATGGGCCGGCGGTGCGGCTGTTCGCGGCGGTGCGGCCGGCGGAGGCGGGCGGGTTTCCCACCATCGGCACGCGCGGTTGTTTCCTGAGCCATCTGGGCGTGTTGCGTCTGGCGCGCGAGGCGGGCTGGGATCGCGTGATGATCCTGGAGGATGATCTGGATTTCGTGCCCGACATCGCGGGGCGGTTGCCGGCCGTGCTGTCCGCGCTGGAGGGGCAGGACTGGAGCCTGTTCTATGGCGGCTATGGCGAGGTGCCGGCTGGCGAGCGCGCGGGTGCGGGGCTGGTGCGGCTGGACCCGGCGGCGGGAGTGCGCTGCACGCATTTCATGGCGGTGCGGGGGCCGGCCATCGGCGAGCTGGTGGGTTATCTGGAGGCGATGCTGGCGCGGCCTGCGGGCAGCCCCGAGGGCGGGCCGATGCATGTGGACGGGGCCTATTCCTGGTATCGGGCGGCGCATCCGCATCGGCTGACGCTGGCCGCGGTGCCGCCCCTGGGCGTTCAGCGGCCCTCGCCCACCGATATTCTGGGGCGGCCCTGGTTCGACCGGGTGGGCCTGCTGGCGCCGGTGGTGCGGCTGGCGCGGGGCGTGAAGCGGCGGATGCGCGGCTGA
- a CDS encoding acyl carrier protein translates to MSDIADRVKKIVVEHLGVEEDKVTENASFIDDLGADSLDTVELVMAFEEEFSIEIPDDAAETIQTFGDAVKFISSAV, encoded by the coding sequence ATGAGCGACATCGCCGATCGCGTGAAGAAGATCGTCGTCGAGCATCTGGGCGTGGAAGAGGACAAGGTGACCGAGAATGCCTCGTTCATCGACGACCTCGGCGCAGACTCGCTGGATACCGTCGAACTGGTGATGGCTTTCGAGGAAGAGTTCTCGATCGAGATCCCGGACGACGCGGCCGAGACCATCCAGACCTTCGGCGATGCGGTGAAGTTCATCTCCTCCGCCGTCTGA
- the rpsF gene encoding 30S ribosomal protein S6: MPLYEHVFISRQDLSSAQAEGLVEHFSTVLADNGGKVVESEYWGVKTMAYKINKNRKGHYALLKSDAPAAAVQEMERLMRLHDDVMRVLTIKVDQHAEGPSVQMQKRDERDRGDRGDRPEGGFGGGERRERSFGDRPDRGDRPAGGFRR; this comes from the coding sequence ATGCCGCTTTACGAGCATGTCTTCATCTCGCGCCAGGATCTGTCCAGCGCCCAGGCCGAAGGCCTTGTCGAACACTTCTCCACCGTCCTCGCGGACAACGGCGGCAAGGTCGTGGAAAGCGAGTACTGGGGCGTCAAGACGATGGCCTACAAGATCAACAAGAACCGCAAGGGCCACTATGCCCTGCTGAAGTCGGACGCCCCGGCGGCCGCCGTGCAGGAAATGGAACGCCTGATGCGCCTGCATGACGACGTGATGCGCGTGCTGACCATCAAGGTCGACCAGCACGCCGAAGGCCCGTCGGTCCAGATGCAGAAGCGCGACGAGCGTGACCGTGGCGACCGTGGCGACCGTCCCGAGGGCGGCTTCGGCGGCGGTGAGCGTCGCGAGCGCAGCTTCGGTGACCGTCCCGACCGTGGCGACCGCCCGGCCGGCGGCTTCCGTCGTTGA
- a CDS encoding DMT family transporter has product MPFLRSAPLAGILCLLVGLAVFSVQDLVLKLLSSRYPLYQIMLMRGLVSFPLLLLMVRAEGGLHLLFTPGLPAMILRGVVMFVAYAAFYLALAALPLPTSVALYFSGPLFITLLSVLVLRERVGLVGWAAVLIGFAGVVVMVRPGSGIFDWASLLPVLSGLTYGVAMIAARKMGATESAGAMAFWGNAVFIVIAAGLALVFAGGSLGGDMHPSLSFLMRGWESAPLPDLGLMAATGVIAAIGLWLLTTAYRLAQASTVAPFEYTAMIWGVIWGWTIWGEWPDALGWLGIAAIIGAGLAMALARAAPRESGHAVEAPGSDPTSDR; this is encoded by the coding sequence ATGCCATTCCTTCGTTCTGCGCCGCTGGCCGGCATCCTGTGCTTGCTTGTCGGGCTCGCGGTCTTTTCGGTTCAGGACCTCGTCCTGAAACTCCTCTCCAGCCGCTATCCGCTCTACCAGATCATGCTGATGCGCGGCTTGGTCAGCTTCCCGCTGCTTCTTCTCATGGTCCGGGCCGAGGGCGGCCTGCACCTTCTGTTCACGCCCGGCCTGCCCGCCATGATCCTGCGGGGGGTCGTGATGTTCGTGGCCTACGCCGCCTTCTACCTTGCCCTGGCGGCCCTGCCGTTGCCGACCTCGGTTGCGCTCTACTTCTCCGGGCCACTGTTCATCACCCTCTTGTCGGTCCTGGTTCTGCGAGAAAGAGTCGGACTTGTGGGTTGGGCGGCCGTCCTCATCGGCTTTGCCGGCGTCGTGGTCATGGTGCGCCCAGGCAGCGGGATCTTCGACTGGGCCTCGCTGTTGCCGGTGCTGTCCGGTCTGACCTACGGGGTCGCGATGATCGCGGCGCGGAAGATGGGGGCGACCGAGTCCGCAGGAGCCATGGCCTTCTGGGGAAACGCCGTCTTCATTGTCATCGCGGCGGGCTTGGCGCTGGTCTTTGCAGGGGGGTCCCTTGGCGGGGACATGCACCCCAGCCTGTCCTTCCTGATGCGCGGATGGGAATCTGCCCCGCTTCCCGATCTTGGCCTCATGGCCGCGACCGGCGTGATCGCCGCAATCGGGCTGTGGCTTCTGACCACCGCCTATCGGCTGGCCCAGGCCAGCACGGTTGCGCCCTTCGAATACACGGCCATGATCTGGGGCGTGATCTGGGGCTGGACGATCTGGGGCGAATGGCCGGATGCCCTTGGCTGGCTCGGGATCGCCGCGATCATCGGGGCGGGGCTTGCCATGGCTTTGGCCCGCGCTGCCCCGCGCGAGTCGGGGCACGCGGTCGAGGCCCCTGGAAGCGATCCCACGTCCGACAGATAG
- the rpsR gene encoding 30S ribosomal protein S18, which produces MATKPFFRRRKVCPFSGDNAPAIDYKDTRLLQRYISERGKIVPSRITAVSAKKQRELAAAIKRARFLALLPYAVK; this is translated from the coding sequence ATGGCCACCAAACCGTTTTTCCGTCGCCGCAAGGTTTGCCCGTTCTCGGGCGACAATGCCCCGGCGATCGACTACAAGGACACGCGTCTGCTGCAGCGCTATATCTCGGAGCGCGGCAAGATCGTGCCGTCCCGTATCACCGCCGTTTCGGCCAAGAAGCAGCGTGAGCTTGCCGCCGCTATCAAGCGCGCGCGGTTCTTGGCTCTTCTGCCCTATGCCGTGAAGTGA
- a CDS encoding GbsR/MarR family transcriptional regulator, translating to MDKRAEFIALMQRIAPQQGMTPIAGGILAVLLYDGSELSFGDLARELQVSRGSISTNTRMLASCHVIERLRKPQDRQDYFRITGDLHVGLLGEMVRNLTETSEEILALSRTLPPEAESPRTRIAAYASFYADIASALGAVIERGKG from the coding sequence ATGGACAAACGCGCCGAGTTCATCGCCTTGATGCAGCGTATCGCGCCCCAGCAGGGCATGACGCCAATCGCCGGCGGCATTCTTGCCGTGCTCTTGTACGACGGGTCAGAACTGTCCTTCGGCGATCTGGCACGGGAACTGCAAGTCAGCCGCGGCAGCATCAGCACCAACACGCGCATGCTTGCCTCGTGCCATGTGATCGAACGCCTGCGCAAACCCCAAGACCGGCAGGACTATTTTCGCATCACCGGCGATCTCCATGTCGGTCTGCTGGGAGAGATGGTACGAAACTTGACCGAAACCTCAGAGGAAATCCTCGCGCTCAGCCGGACACTGCCGCCAGAAGCGGAAAGCCCCCGCACCCGGATCGCGGCCTATGCTTCGTTCTACGCCGACATCGCAAGCGCCCTCGGCGCCGTGATCGAACGGGGCAAGGGCTAG
- the fabD gene encoding ACP S-malonyltransferase, which translates to MSKAFVFPGQGAQTIGMGKALAEAYPAARAVFEEVDAALGEKLSDLIWSGTIEDLTLTANAQPALMATSIAALRAMQAEGFGLDLTSFVAGHSLGEYSALCAAGALDLSDTARLLRIRGIAMQEAVPVGLGAMAALLGLDFAAAAEVAEEAAKGEVCQAANDNDPAQVVVSGHKAAVERALEIAKSRGAKRAILLPVSAPFHCALMQPAADRMALALAEVTIRAPAVPVVANVRAEAVTDPETIRRLLVEQVTGSVRWRESVLWMAGQGVTEFWEIGAGKALSGMVKRIAKDAATRSIGTPEDIAALKG; encoded by the coding sequence ATGAGCAAGGCATTCGTCTTTCCGGGACAGGGCGCGCAGACCATCGGCATGGGCAAGGCCTTGGCCGAGGCCTATCCGGCCGCCAGGGCCGTGTTCGAGGAAGTCGATGCCGCACTCGGCGAAAAGCTGTCCGACCTGATCTGGTCCGGCACCATCGAAGACCTGACGCTGACGGCCAATGCGCAACCTGCCCTCATGGCCACCTCGATCGCCGCCCTTCGCGCCATGCAGGCCGAAGGCTTCGGGCTCGACCTCACCTCCTTCGTGGCCGGCCATTCGCTCGGCGAATACTCGGCGCTTTGTGCCGCAGGCGCGCTGGACCTGTCCGACACCGCCCGTCTGCTGCGCATCCGCGGCATCGCGATGCAGGAAGCCGTCCCGGTTGGCCTCGGCGCCATGGCGGCTCTTCTCGGGCTCGATTTCGCCGCCGCCGCCGAAGTGGCGGAAGAGGCGGCCAAGGGCGAAGTCTGCCAGGCCGCAAATGACAATGACCCGGCTCAAGTCGTCGTCTCCGGTCACAAGGCCGCCGTCGAGCGGGCCCTGGAGATTGCCAAGTCGCGCGGCGCAAAGCGGGCGATCCTGCTGCCGGTCAGCGCCCCCTTCCACTGCGCCCTGATGCAGCCCGCCGCAGACCGCATGGCCCTTGCCTTGGCCGAGGTGACGATCAGGGCACCTGCTGTACCGGTGGTCGCAAATGTCCGCGCCGAGGCGGTGACAGACCCCGAGACGATCCGTCGCCTCCTGGTGGAACAGGTTACCGGTTCGGTCCGCTGGCGAGAGTCGGTCCTGTGGATGGCCGGGCAGGGCGTCACCGAGTTCTGGGAAATCGGCGCCGGCAAGGCGCTTTCGGGCATGGTAAAGCGCATCGCCAAGGACGCAGCCACACGGTCGATTGGCACGCCCGAAGACATCGCGGCGCTCAAGGGCTGA
- the rplI gene encoding 50S ribosomal protein L9, whose amino-acid sequence MQVILLQRVAKLGQMGEVVTVKDGYARNFLLPQGKALRANEANIKSFEARKAQLEADNLETKKEAEAVAAKLDGQVFVVIRSASDAGALYGSVTNRDAADAATEAGFTLSRSQVTLDRPIKDLGMHTVSVVLHPEVVVKVKLNVARSVEEAELQASGKSIQELAAEAEAAAEFEIAELFDDIGGAASEE is encoded by the coding sequence ATGCAAGTGATCCTTCTCCAGCGCGTGGCCAAGCTCGGCCAGATGGGCGAAGTCGTGACCGTCAAGGACGGCTACGCCCGCAACTTCCTCCTGCCCCAGGGCAAGGCGCTGCGCGCCAACGAGGCGAACATCAAGTCGTTCGAGGCCCGCAAGGCACAGCTCGAAGCCGACAACCTGGAAACGAAGAAGGAGGCCGAAGCCGTCGCCGCCAAGCTCGACGGCCAGGTCTTCGTCGTGATCCGTTCGGCTTCGGACGCCGGCGCGCTTTACGGCTCGGTCACCAACCGGGACGCGGCGGATGCCGCGACCGAGGCGGGCTTCACCCTTTCGCGGTCGCAGGTCACGCTTGACCGTCCGATCAAGGACCTGGGGATGCACACCGTTTCGGTGGTGCTGCACCCCGAAGTCGTGGTCAAGGTGAAGCTGAACGTCGCCCGGTCGGTCGAAGAAGCCGAACTTCAGGCTTCGGGCAAGTCGATCCAGGAACTGGCGGCCGAGGCGGAAGCTGCGGCCGAGTTCGAGATCGCCGAACTGTTCGACGACATCGGCGGCGCTGCTTCCGAAGAGTGA
- a CDS encoding calcium-binding protein — MAIKTGTPDPELLQGTNDPDSLSGLGGDDSIYGMDGNDTLKAGAGNDLINTGNGGDLAYGGDGDDTILGGYGGIDTLYGGAGSDVMQLMEVVTAGLSVAYGGTGDDYFSCTAIGNATVYGGAGIDALGLFWLTDLTPADISISGPSIHARTLGGLEATFTSVERLIVLVGDRDDTIRGGAYDDSVTVGGGANEVSMMGGNDTLMYTPVEANTLYGGAGDDLLRVMQADSSIYFIVDGSDGSVDDGQLSVIRGFERYEVIGSNHDDVASTWNGDDILYGWEGNDTLFGAGGNDMIQGGQDDDQLFGGAGNDTIAPGHGADTADGGEGNDRLFSSADGATLTGGLGSDLFVFRNSELGRTLVTDFETGVDRLSIAAFYATGYELTGRLPEDRLSVGTAVGPQGQFVLVYDSVANETMLVWDRNGSDPSGGVDAIAFFSGNVSMQASDILLS; from the coding sequence ATGGCAATCAAGACCGGCACCCCCGACCCGGAGCTGCTGCAAGGCACGAACGACCCCGATTCCCTTTCTGGTCTGGGGGGCGACGATTCCATCTATGGCATGGACGGGAACGACACCCTGAAAGCCGGTGCCGGAAATGACCTGATCAACACCGGCAACGGCGGCGATCTGGCCTACGGCGGGGACGGCGATGACACGATCCTTGGGGGGTATGGGGGCATCGACACGTTGTATGGTGGCGCGGGGAGCGATGTGATGCAGTTGATGGAAGTCGTCACTGCCGGCCTGAGCGTTGCCTACGGCGGCACCGGGGACGACTATTTCAGCTGCACGGCAATCGGCAACGCCACTGTCTATGGCGGCGCGGGGATCGACGCGCTTGGGCTGTTCTGGCTGACCGACCTGACGCCCGCCGACATCTCGATCAGCGGGCCTTCGATCCATGCCCGCACTCTGGGTGGTCTGGAAGCCACCTTCACCTCGGTCGAGCGCCTGATCGTGCTGGTGGGCGACCGGGACGACACGATCCGGGGCGGCGCCTACGACGACAGCGTGACCGTCGGTGGCGGCGCGAACGAAGTGTCGATGATGGGTGGCAACGACACGCTGATGTACACACCGGTCGAGGCAAACACCCTGTACGGCGGGGCCGGCGATGACCTGCTTCGGGTCATGCAGGCAGACAGCTCGATCTATTTCATCGTCGACGGGTCGGATGGCAGCGTCGATGATGGGCAACTGTCCGTCATCCGCGGCTTCGAGCGATATGAGGTCATCGGATCGAACCACGATGACGTGGCCTCGACGTGGAACGGCGACGATATTCTATATGGCTGGGAGGGCAACGATACGCTGTTCGGAGCCGGTGGAAACGACATGATCCAGGGTGGCCAGGATGACGACCAGCTGTTCGGGGGCGCGGGAAATGACACGATCGCGCCCGGGCATGGCGCCGATACGGCAGATGGCGGCGAAGGCAATGACAGGCTGTTCTCGTCTGCCGATGGCGCGACGCTGACCGGAGGGCTTGGGAGCGACCTTTTCGTCTTCCGCAATTCAGAGCTGGGTCGCACCCTTGTCACGGATTTCGAAACCGGTGTGGACCGCCTGTCCATCGCCGCTTTCTATGCCACCGGCTACGAGCTGACCGGCCGGTTGCCCGAAGACAGGCTCTCGGTCGGAACGGCAGTCGGGCCCCAGGGCCAGTTCGTTCTGGTCTATGACAGTGTCGCCAACGAGACGATGCTGGTTTGGGACCGCAACGGAAGCGATCCCTCAGGCGGCGTGGATGCCATTGCCTTCTTTTCCGGAAATGTCTCGATGCAGGCTTCGGACATACTGCTGAGCTGA
- a CDS encoding arginase family protein: MASLKAMFGAGEAKTFLGLPACADLRQLDRRIAVMGADGCTPYPSVGFYCAGGPAAIRAAGQAYAANLAHVNFDLGGPVFPGAIAAVDAGDIPVAPDDPVGNRSRIEAAVGAVLDRRGVPVLLGGDDSLPIPMLGAWAGRGRRLTVLQIDAHVDWRDEVGGERWGLSSTMRRASEMGHVERIVQVGQRGIGSARMEDARAALDWGVSFVPAGEVARDGVWRAVDLVPEGSEVVVCLDVDALDPSVMPAVIGRTSGGLSYWQVMELIGGVAERARIGGFALTEFMPDRDIDGLGALVAAQLLTGVLGVIARQG; encoded by the coding sequence ATGGCCAGTCTGAAAGCGATGTTCGGGGCGGGGGAGGCGAAGACCTTCCTCGGCCTTCCGGCCTGCGCCGACCTGCGGCAGCTGGACCGGCGGATTGCCGTGATGGGGGCGGATGGTTGCACGCCCTATCCCTCGGTCGGGTTCTACTGCGCCGGCGGGCCGGCGGCGATCCGGGCGGCGGGGCAGGCCTATGCGGCGAACCTGGCCCATGTGAACTTTGATCTGGGCGGGCCGGTCTTTCCGGGGGCCATTGCCGCGGTGGATGCCGGGGACATCCCCGTGGCGCCCGACGATCCGGTGGGCAACCGTTCGCGGATCGAAGCGGCGGTGGGGGCGGTGCTGGACCGGCGGGGCGTACCGGTGCTGCTGGGGGGCGACGATTCCCTGCCGATCCCGATGCTGGGCGCCTGGGCCGGGCGGGGGCGGCGGCTGACCGTGCTTCAGATCGATGCCCATGTGGACTGGCGGGACGAGGTGGGGGGCGAGCGGTGGGGGCTGTCGTCCACCATGAGGCGGGCCAGCGAGATGGGGCATGTGGAGCGGATCGTCCAGGTGGGGCAGCGGGGCATCGGCTCGGCCCGGATGGAGGATGCCCGGGCGGCGCTGGACTGGGGGGTCAGCTTCGTGCCCGCCGGGGAGGTGGCCCGCGACGGGGTCTGGCGGGCGGTGGATCTGGTGCCCGAGGGGTCCGAGGTCGTGGTCTGCCTGGATGTGGATGCCCTGGACCCCTCGGTCATGCCGGCGGTCATCGGGCGGACCTCGGGGGGGCTGTCCTACTGGCAGGTGATGGAGCTGATCGGGGGGGTGGCGGAGCGGGCCCGGATCGGGGGCTTTGCCCTGACGGAGTTCATGCCCGACCGGGATATAGATGGGCTGGGGGCCCTGGTCGCGGCCCAGCTTCTGACCGGGGTGCTGGGGGTCATCGCCCGGCAGGGGTGA